In the Equus caballus isolate H_3958 breed thoroughbred chromosome 14, TB-T2T, whole genome shotgun sequence genome, GTCCGGCTGGGCCTGGTGCAAAGACGTCCCCCGTGGATGGCCTCGTGGCGGAGGGATGGGCATGGAGTAAAGGCAGCCACCCCGTGGAGTTCCTGCCATCCTGGCCAGGCCAGAGAAGGAGCCTTGACCTGCTGGGCCGCTGAAAGGCTGGGAGCACCCTGAGGCCTCCTGAGCCACTGTGCCCAGGAACCCTCCTTCCAGACAGGAAGACCCCTTCCCCTGGTCCAAGGGCCACACGCACCAGGTGGCTGTGATGCATCTGGGAGCTGTATGCACATTTCTGTCGAATGAGCGTGTAAGCGTGTGCACTAGATGCATATATGGATGTATGCCTTGAGCTATGCTACAGTGTACAGCTGTTTGGAGCTGTGTGGGGAGGAAGGATACTTGCTGTGTTTATTAAGACACTGCGTCTATAATAAGACTATGTACACTGAAcaggggtgagtgtgtgtgtgtatgtctacaCCAGATGAGAGTGGGCGCCTTTGTGTGCACATAGGTGTGTTCTCTGGGCAGGAGAGCAGATATATGAGGTTTGGGGCTTGGGCGGGTAGCCATGGTTGGGATGCCATTATTGTTTTCCAACCATTCTGGACATTTGTGCCAAGCCCACTCGTAGAGGGGCGGGGACAGGGCAGGGACAGCAGGCTGAAAAGATGCTTTTGTACCCAGGCTTGGCACCACAGTTAGGCTGCCATGGCTGGGGGCACAGGGACAGGCCCTGCCACAAGGGTAGAGAGAAAGCAACATGGGAACCCCTCTGCCTTCTCTAAGCCAATCCCATAGTGGACAGGCCTTGCCCATTCCCTAGGTTCACAGCCACCTCCTAACCCTAGGCCCAGAGGACCCCTGGCCATTAGCAGTGCAGCCAGACTGACCTTGGGGCCCCAAGGCACGCCAAATCTGTCAACAAGGTGCCTAGACCCAGGGTTCTTCCAGGCCTCAGAGCAGGGTGATCAGCACTGGAGCAGCCCTATCCTTGGGTGGTCTTGGGGAAAAAGGCTGGGCCCTGAAGGGGCAAGTGAGGGGCTGGTCCTCAAAGCCAGAGTCCATGGGATGGAACCCCTAAAATGGGGCAGGGGAGAGTCGCAGAATCTTAGTTCACAGACTGGAAGCTTTAGGACCTGTATGGGAATCTCAGTACTTGACCCAGAACTCCAGAAGGGAGTGTAGGAGCCAGGGCCTGGCTGGGAATCGCAGGCCCTTGCCTGGAATTTTATGCCTGCCTTGCAAACTACAACCTAATGGGATGGCAGGATGTGGTTCTGACTTTTGGGGCAGTGAACTGGTGTTCTCGGAGCCTGGCGTGGAACCCTGGAGCCCAGGGTTGGCTGGGCATCCCCGGACACTCGCCCAGGCAGAAAAggcggggttggggtgggggtgggtttGGACTGCCAGACAGAAGCAAGAGCCCACACACCTCCCTCTAAGGCGCCGTTACCTCCAGAGCAGCGGAAGGCTTCTTTTTGAGTTCCTCACATTTTCTGAATTTGCAAATCTGATGGCCAGTCTTTCGGTTCCTACAACTGCTGCACTGCTCGCAGTTGATGCGCCGCCGGCAGGGCGCACACATGCCGCAGCGTTTCCGCTTCTTCTTGCCCGAGCTGATGGCGGAGGCCAGCTCTCCCTGCATGGGGTACTCGGCCAGGCCGGCCATGTGCAGCGCACTCTCGGCCAGGAACACGCCTGCCGGGGTCATGATGAAGAGGCCTGGGTTGATGGGGAAGGCGCCCAGGTAGGGGAAGTCGGACTGGCCATTGAGGGCTTCAGCGCCCGCCACAGCCTCCATGTCGGGCAGGCCAGCGGCCGCCTCACTCATCAGCGGCAGGTGCTCCTGCACCACGCGCTTCAGCATCTCCGTGGACTGCGCAAACTGCTGCAGCGTCAGCTGTCCCTCGGCTGCCAGCTCCGTGGCCCTCTCCGCCTTGCTCAGCAGGCTGGCCACAGCACCACTTTTGTGCTTTGAGGTAGGGTTGCTTTTGTCCACAGCCATGGCTGCCGCCAGGTCGTGCCCATTGGCCAACAGGGAGGCAGCAGCTGCGGCCGCAGCAGCCTTTTCAGCAGACTCCCCGCCCATCATGGTGCCACCGCCActgcccccactgcccccaaAGGAAGAGTAGTGGGAGAGAGGGCGGGAGCGACGCAGGCTCTTATTGAGGGGTTCACTGATAATGCCGCTCTTGTTCCGACGCTCGGGGGGCGGTGCGTCATCCGCCACTGAAGCTGGCGTAGTTGCGGCCACCGCTGCACTCTTGTCAGCTGCTCCCGCCTTTGGgccactgccactgctgccaTTGGCATTGCTGCTGCTACTGCCGCCGGTGTCCTGCGGGCCACTGCCGAGGCTCGACATGGTGGGGTCGAGGCCCAGACCCCACTGCTGGGAGAACCTGCCAACCGTGGGGTGTCCACAGATGAACGCTGGGCCCTGCTGCCCACAACAAAGATGCCTGGTGGGCCTCGCAGCTCAGGGCAGGCACATGGTCAGGTGTCCACGTGAAACTATCTTCACTCTGTCGAGACAAGAGAGTACAGGATCAGGGCAGAAGTCAACATCTCCTTCTCCAATGTCACCACCACTAACTGCACCACTGTTGTAGCAACTACAAGCCTGACTAGGTTATTTATTAAGTGCTGGGCCCACCCTGCTTAGGAACTTTTTATTTGTACTATTTCAGTTAAGACTCACAAGAACCCTATGAAGTAGTGGCTAGTAAcgccctattttatagatgaagaacaCAAGGTTTAGAAGAAGAACCGACTAGTCCATGGATACACAGCCACCAAGGTCTCCACAGCCCAGATCTGCCCTGCTAGGGTCTGGAAGACCTCGTGGAGGCAGGCAGTCCTTCCTGGGCTGGGGGAAGGAAAAAGCTGGAGATGTTTATTAACCTCCGAGTGTTATAGAGTCATCTTCCACTTCCTAATCTCCCTTCCCTAACCCACCTACAGAGAAGAGGGGTCAGAACAGCCTCTGAAAGCTTGAAGGTGTAGACCAAAACGTCTGCGAAGCTGCCCCTGGATCTTTATTTGGAGATTCCTAATCTCAAGGCTCTGGCAAGTCCTGCAGGCAAAAGAAACTGTTTGACTTTGTTTAATAGAGTTTGCCAAATAGAGCACAGAACCCTTATTTCCAGGAGCATGGGggaggccccgtggccgagtggttaagttcacgcactctgcttcggcagcccagggtctcaccagttcagatcctgggtgcggacatggcaccactcatcaggccatcccacatgccacaactagaaagtatataactatctactggggggatttggggagaaaaagaaaaaaaaaaaaggagcatgcATCCTCCTGCTAGAGGGCAGGCAGCGCTGTGCCAGGGCAAGCCTTCCCCTGCAAGAGTCAGGGGACATGCTGTGCACACATCAGCACGCACTTCCTCCCCACTCTCAAACCATGGTCATCATCACCTCAGGACCCACTCTTGTCTGCTCTGGCCTGGCTCCCAAATGGGCCTGGGTGGAGGTCCCAGTGAGGGCCTCGAGAGCTGGGATAGGCTGTGGGCAGGAGGGGCCTCTGGCTGGTGCAAGCTGGGAATGAGAGTAGGTGTGACCCCTCAGAAACGGAGCCTGTTCTTCAGCCACATCCACATTTCCAAGGTGTCCCTCTCCAGGACAGAGCCTGCTCTGCTCAGGCCCCAAGACTACGACACGTGAGCAGCCAGGCTCCTTGGCCAGGAGCTCTGGAAGGAACTGGTCCAGATGGAGCAGAGTGGCAGTTTCCTCATCAGCTTGGCTCTCCAGCATCCCTTGCCTGTCGGCCTGCCGTGGCCCAGCAACCCCCaggagaggggtgggaggagagggcccAGCCCAAGCAGCTGGCGGCTCAAGGGGGAAGCGCACATCTGGCTTGGCTTGTCCTGCCCTGGCCTTGGGGGCGGCACACACTGCATCTTTGTCCCCAGGCAACCCCACCATCCCCCAGTCACAGGACTCAGCCTATCCTGAGAGGTCATCCAGTCCAACCCTCTGCACTTACAGAGGGGGAAATTGAGGCCCCCAGCAGATATGGCCCCCTGCCCCAGGACTGCTAAGGAGTGACCACAATGAGGAGGGaccacagagaaaggaaacacTTTGTCTTCAGGGTGAGGCGAATGGCAGGCATCAGCAGACAGCCAGACACTGCCCCTTCCCAGTGGGCACTGGCCCACTCAGGGTCCTTCCTAGTCAAGGTAGACAGGTGGTGAGGAAGAGCTGGGCAAGCTGGCAGAGTCCACCAGGACAAACCCAGGAGGTCCTGGCAGGGTGAGCAGGCTGGGCTAGAGGGTGTCACAGAGGAAGGGGGTCATGTATGCCCAAAGATAGCTATACTCTGCCCTACCTCCTAAGGGGCAAGCCCAGGCTGGCTCTTCGGCTCCACTCCTCAGAGACTGGTACCCCTCCAGGCATCAGTGACCCTGGCTAGGTGTTAGGGACTAGGGCCAGGGAGATCACCGCCTAAGACTATCACCCCAAGTCAACTTGCCCAGAGTGAGCTCAACTACCCTGCCCTGGACCACAGCCCCAGCAGCCCGACATGGGGTGAAGGGAGAAGGCAGGCGCCCACGGgttggagctggggaggggagcaaTCTGCGCCCTAGCCCCTGTGTGCGTCCTCCGCCTCTGCGGCCTGCTGGCTGGTGGCAGAAATCGATAGCTGCATTAACGCTGCTCTTGCtctactccctccctccctcctcccagctccaggaTCTGCCTCTGTGTGCGGGGAGGGCAGGTCAATTAGAAGTCAGCTCCCTCCGACACAGCCCGGCCTGCGTTCAGGGCTGGTGCTCCACTCTGGCTGAGTCTCTCCGCTTTTGTCTTCATCCTCAGTCTCTCGTGGTGGGGACCAAACCTCATGTTCTGTTCATCTCTGGCCCCCTCATTGAATCTCTCTGACCTTCCATTTTTCTGTCCTTCCTCAGGGActaccctcccccagccccccagtTCCTGGGATATGCTGAGCTCGCGACCAGAGGACGTGATATGTCATCGAACAGGTGCTGCAGGCAGAACACCGTGGTTTGTCAGCCACAGAAACTGAAGGTGGGGGTATGCCAGGGGGACTGGCACATGGGGTAACTGTCCCAAAACCCTAGAGTGGGCAGATACCAAGATCTAGTCCCCAAGGCCTGGTCCCCAAGCTTGTTCCAAATCTGCTCCTGTACCCGCCTCATCTTTTCCTTCAGACCCTGGGAAAAGCTGATGCCCTGGTCCCAGTGGAGCCCTGATCACAGGGCCCGTTTGCTCTACTCATGGAAGAGAAGGACATAAGAAAAGACCTTCTCCCAGTCGCAGTCTTCTATTGCAGGGCACACATCAACCCCCTCTTAGGCCAGAAAGGGCCTGGCAGTGCCCAGGCAgcaggggaggagctggggctgcGTTGAAGCGGAGCGGGAATGAGCAGGAGGGAAAGCTGGCGGGCAGGCGGACGGCGGCGGGCGCATCCATCATCAGCCCTGCCAGGAACGTATCCAGCCCCCAAAAAGAAATACTGCGCCTGAGGAGGGACAACAAAGGGCTCCGTTTCATCAGCAATGCGGAGCCagcgccccgccgccccgccagCCGCGGTCAGCCCACAAAGGACCCCTTTGTCCATGCAGGAGCCGGGCCGGCCGGGAGCTGGGACCAGGGGCTGACGGGCGGGGACAGAGCCCAGGGGGCGGGGGCTGAGGGAAAAACCAGTCATGGAGAGCTGGGGGGCAGCAGGGGACACAGGGGCAGAAGAACAGAGACAGGTGGTGAGGATAGAGGATCATGAGACAGAGGACTTGAGAGGTGGGTTAGAGAAAAGGGGACTCGGAGAGGACAGGGCAAAGGGTCAAGGTCAGAGGACAGAGTGTCATGTGGAGCAGAGACTGGGATggcgaggctcagagagacccAGGGTGCCGAGCCCAACTCAGAGACTTAAGGGTCTGAGGGACAAGGAGACAGAGCCCTGAGGAGAGTCCCAGACTCAGGGACCTGGAGACCAAGAGAAGGCAGTGGACGTGCCCAcaggagagggaagcagaggtgggAGAGACCAGAGGAGACCCACCTTACCCAAGGCCCCAGCCCACTCCAGCCCAAGGCCTGGGAAGAGGAGATAGGGAGCAGGGCCAGGGGTCATTGGGTCTTGGCCTCAGGGCCTGGCTGTGGGGCCCAATCTCCTGTGGGCTCGAGCTTTGGCTGAGCTAGGAAGAGAGGGAGCCTCAAAGCTGAGACTACTCTCCTgacagtggggccagcccctgctctacCCCCAGGCCTTGTCTTCCCCAAGAAGGTGCAGACCCCACCTCTCTCTAACCAGCTCCCACCACCAAGTGACACTCAGGCTCCCTAAACTGACTAACCCTACCAGCCAGCAttcactgagcacccactgtgtccCAGGCTCttggcttctctccctccttgaCTCCTCCTGAGAACCCAGGGAGATAGGAAATATTAAccaatttcagagatgaggaaattgtaGCTCAGAGAGGCAAGCTGTGGTCAAACAGGTTCAGGTCAAGGTCAAACAGCTGGTGCCCAGTAGGggtagaatttgaacccagagccCAAGTGTTAATCACCCTGCTCTGTGACTGCCTCTGTTCTACCCGAGAGAGTAGTCCAGGGCAAGGTGACCTAGCTACCCCGAGGCTGCCTCCACCCCCCAGTTGTTACCATGCCTGTCACCTTTACGTGGTCAGTGGGGAGAGCTGTCACAGACTCCAGAGGGGCACCCCCACCTGGGGGGGCCTTGGAGATGTCCAGGCAGGAGCTCGGAATGCTGGGCCAGTGATATCATAATGCCAGCTGGTAGTGAGGTCACCAGAGGTGATGGCAGTGCCCTCACTCCACCTTTAGCCCCAAGGGAGTCAGGATTCATCCCCAGCAGGCTGTCCTGAGCCCTTCAGGCCACATGgccttgggggtggggtgggcactgTCGGGAGGGATGGTCCTGTCTGCATGTAGACATGCACACAGGTGGCCCACAGTGAAATGTTCTAGATGTGTGGTTGGACACATCCCCCTACTGCCTACCCTTCAGCAGCCCCATGCCCTGTGGCACTGGGGAGATGGTGCAGGATACAGACCCAGCACTGCCCTGGAGGAGTGCACAGGAGCTAGACTGAGGGTTACAAGAACCAGTGTGAGTGAGAGTGAGAAGGGGACCAAGTAGGGCTTCGGGGATCTTCCAGGAGGAGGGGACTGCTAGCCTGTGAGTTAAGGAGAGGTTACCAAAGGGGACACAAGCCTGAAAGGGTTCCTAAGAAAAAGGGAAGTGGGTGCGAGGTGTGGCTACGAAGGTGGCAGGGTCCCAACTGGACAGGGTCTTGAGGCCAagggcaggatttttttttaacagctttactgagttATAgtttacatactataaaattcacccacttataagtgtataattcaataatttttagtaaacttactgagttgtgcaaccatcaccaataCCATGGGCAGAGTTTGAGCAGGCGCCATCCCTCCCCTACTCCCCTGCTGGCTGCAACAGCCTCCCAGCCGTCCCGCCTGCTgagggaaggcctcctggaggaggctgCATTTCAGCGGGACCTTCCCAAGACACTGGCCCAGCAGAGCCCGCCATGGTCTGGGCAAGCCAGCTTTGCAGACTTGAACACCCTGGCTCAGCATACCCTTCCCCACACTTCTGACATCCCCGCTACACCCCTTCACATTCCTCCACCCACCTTGGTGGGCTGGTCTCCTTGGCCTCCGAGGGAGGTGAGATAGACAGATGGTGGGCAGGTCAGTGGTGGCGCAGAGAACAAACCACAGGCTACGGTGGTTGAACTAAGCTGAGCAagagggtgtgtgtgggggggtttCCATCTCTGATTTCCATGATTCAGCCTGGGGAGTTTCCATAGGGAAAAAAAGCCCCACTCAGGCCTAAGGAGACACACATGGGGACAGTGGTCTTGGAGGCTGAGAGAAACGCAGACCCAGCCGGAGAGCACAGGGCACATATCCAGCTATGGATGGACACACATACAAGGACACATTGACCACTGCTAGCACCCAGCAGATGGCCTGGGGTGGACATGCCCTCAATACTATTAGAGTCTTCCCAAGACTAACACCCCAAGACCAACTGTCAAGGACAGAACAGGGGGGCTGCAATCCCCTGCATATTTCCCTGACTCCATAGCCCCTGACCCTCTTACGCCCCTCCTCCTAGGGCAGGCACAACCCCTTTGCCTGCGGACTGAAACATGCTGCTGAGAAAACCCCAGGAGTATATGGTCTCTGTTCTCCCTTACAGAGCTTCCAAAAGTAGCTGGAAAAGGGGATCAGCTCATTTCATGGACAGACACATCGAGGCCCCAGGCAGGAGGTATGCCCTGACCTGGGGCTCTAAGGAGGGAGTTGTAGAACCCCTGATAAAGACAAGGCCTTCCTCAACAGGCACCTCCTTCAGGCCAGGTCTCTTCCCTGGAAGAGTCAAAGGATCAGGAGGGCCCTGGATGATCTTGGCACATGGCCTCTGagccagtttccccatctgtagcaGGGGACCACGAGGATAACTGCTAACATGTATGGAGGCcttcctgtgtgccagacactgtacatGCCTTGTCTCAATGAATCCTCATACCTGCCTTCTGAAGAAAGTACTATTATTGCCCCATTTAGACCAGGCAATTTGATAAGCAGTTGTGATGTAGAGAAAGTGCTGCCCTCCCCATTTGGGACTCCTTCGATCTTAGACTAATGTTTCCCAAAGTGGTGATGTCTGAGCTGACACCAGTCTGGGATCACGGCCCACACACTCAGTTAGGACCTCCCTCCTGGTAGGCCTCACCACGGAGCAAGCTGGGGAAGGCTAGCTCAGAGATATTTGGGCCAAGgcatgggggggtgggggtggggtgtttGTCAACAGGACTGGCTGGGGTACTAGAGTCCTAAGGTTTAGGTTTGTGGCTCCATCCTGTCCCTACCTGACTgtcgactttttttttttttttaagattttattttttcctttttctccccaaagccccccggtacatagttgtatattcttcgttgtgggtccttctagttgtggcatgtgggacgctgcctcagcgtggtttgatgagcaatgccatgtctgcacccaggattcgaaccaacgaaacactgggccacctgcagcggagcatgcgaacttaaccactcggccacggggccagccccatgactgtCGACTTTGACCAAGCCCTTTCCCTCGacactgagtctcagtttcccatctgtaaaatggttttTGCTCCTCACTCCAAACTGCAGGAGTCACAATCCCAGAGGGGCTATGGGGAAGGAGGtgaagagacacagaaaaaagacTCCAGACAGTgaccccctcccaccctccaaatCCCACGAGGAGGGCCCCAGAGGGCCTGAATCAGCCTGTGATGTGATTTGCAGATAGGGAAACCAAAGTCTGGACAGAAGGGTTCTGAGCAAGTCACAGGCTTGAGACCAAGCCCCAGACGATGTGAGGCTTATTGGAGCGAGGAGCATCTAGCCCCTCCCGCCTCTACCTCCCTAGCAGATATAATAGCAGGCCCTAATAATGAGCACTCACTgtctgccaggcattgtgctaataAGCATTTTATACACATTTTCTCATCGAATTCTCTCTAGTACTCTTAACTACTATCATCCCCACCTttagatgaggcaactgaggctgagggagatAAAGTCACAAGGTCactaagtggcagagcaaggatttgaaACCAGGTCTGTGTGATGCCAGGGCCTGGCTCTCCAACATTGGCCAAGGGCTCTGAGGCACATAGTGGGAGGAAACCCTGAGGTTTCCCATGGGTCTCGGGGGTGGCTCAGGCTCTGAGCAAAACCCATTAGGACTCTGTTGCTGAGAAGTCTGCAGCTGTACCCTAAGGCCCAGGAAAAGACAGGGGAAGGGGCTGCGGGTGGGCCGGACGGGCCAGGCTGGGCCAGAGCTCCGGGCATTCCGGCGGCCTCCGCAGGAAGCAGAATGGGACGGAAAccggctcctgcctcctcccccagaaTCCTGTGGGCAGCCCAGCCGGGCCGCACAGAGGCCCTCTTTGTGCCTGCCCCAACCCGCCACCCGcggctggcccagggttttgagtttcctggggggtgggggccctGCCACTGCTAAACCTCCAGCTACCTCCCCCTCTCAGGGGCGGTCACAGCAGTCCACAGCTGGAGGAGGAAGTCAGTGGATGGCCAGGGCTACCCCAGAGACCCTGAGGGGCCTGGAGTCTGCCCACATCTCATTCCCCCAACACTTACATACCTAATCAGGGGCTGGAGGTGAACAGAGGGACCCAGAGACAGAGCCTGCGAGGCTAGCCCCATGAGCCTGCCCTCTCCACCAGGAGTCACCAAGCCCACCATGACCCACCCGGAACCCCCCCTCCCATTCCATCTCAGTGCTCTTGGGCCCAGGGTGGTGAACATAAAGAGGGTGGCCAGGCAGGTAGGGCAGTCCATCTGTCAACTAGCATTTCTCACTCTCCAGGGGCTCCTTGGACACACAGGGTGCACTGAGGGGGAGGCCTCAAGCTCACTTCAGCATTTCAGGGGACCACAGTCCCTTGGGTGGTGTCACTGTGCTCAAGGAGTACTGGGCCCCAGGCAGGGAGCTCAGGTTGGAGTGTGCGTCGTGAGCAGCAGCACAATGGATAAGGATATGTGCATGTGTCCACCTGCGAGGTGTGCCAGACACGTGTCATGCTGTGTGCATGAGTGAGTGTGTGTccagggggctgggggagtgcCCAGGTGTGTATCTACAGTCTCAGACGTCACTTTCTGTGGGTTTAAGCACTGATGTATACAAAGGGCTTATATACCAGCATAGGTGGAGGTCTTTGTGTGACTTCCCTGTGTGTACAAGTGGAGTGTGTGCTATCTATGTCTGTAGATGTACACGTACGCCcaagtatgtatgtgtgtaaaaGTATATTGGTTTATACAGTGGCTGGATATTTGTGGGTTCTTCAGACCTCTGAGTGTCAACATATCTTTGCCATGTGTAcacctgcatgtgtgtgtgcacacgtatGCGTGCACTGAGTTGTATCAGGGTCTCTGAGGGGTTCTGGGATGTGAGTCTGGGGTCCACCTGGGATAGGGACAGTACAGACAGGAACGGATGCCAGGTACGAGGGCGCCTATGGAAACAGGAAGCTACCCACAGATGTGCTTAGGCTGTGGTGGGGGCTGGGCCCCACTCAGGTTCAGTTTGTCCCCCTGAGAAACCAACCCAGGGTTCCACTAGCTAAGAAGCTGTACCAGCCACGAGAGAAGCACCTGCCTGCCTTGTCCGCTGTTTAAGACCCAACAGCTATGGCCAGCGTCTACCCGCTTGCCTGGCCTGAGTgtggaaaaaactggaaaacaaaagccCCCAGACCGCAGGCCCTCCCTGCAGAGGCATGGGGGAGGCAGGCAAGAGGcgggaggctgaggaggagggagggaggtgtcGCCGCAGCCCCGGAACACAAAAATAATGAGGCGAGAGGGGCCATGGGGCCGAGCCGGCTGGTTCCGGAGTCGCTATCTGACCTTGACAGATGCCACAGCTGGGCGCCTGGAGAGGAGACGCCGCCACAGTGCTGCAGAACACTCCCCCTGCCCCGGGCCGCCTCCACCTCCCCCAGGCCGGGTCGATGGAGGTTCAGGCAGGCCCCAGCCACAGGCAGCCACCCCACCAGGTGGGAGCAGGGAGATCTCAGAGCGTGTTCCAGTGGGcgtggggtgggaggggatggAGTAGGGGCAGGGCGTGGGGGGCAGCAACAGGACCTCCCAAGGGTGCCCTGGCCTTCAGGTGTGGTTGTGTGTGTAAGAAACACACAGGGCGTGCTATTGCCCTTGTATAGCCGTGAGGCTGAGTGTGTGTGGGGAAGGGAAGCAAAGTGTGACTGTGGGCCTGACACAGACAAAGATCATACTTGTATACATGTGTCCTTGGGGTCACACAAGGCTGGAGACATAGGACCAATGTCCCTGAAATGGGTGCAGCCACATCACTCAGGGGTGGGCACTGATCACTCCCCTGCCCACTTCCAGAGCCACAGCTGTCCTGGCAGGTGCAAGCCATGGTGGGGCCAGGGGCTTGGGGGACAAAGAGAGCCACAGCCTCCCCAACCAAGTTCCGTCGCTTGCAGATGGAAGAGAGGTGTCCCTGCCGCCTTTCCTGGCCTACCCTCTCTCTCACTGTGATGGTGGTCCTGGGCATCAGTGATGGGCTTGGGGCTGGGCACCACCACTCTGGGAACCCCAGTGAGGGGCTGGGGTGTGAGCTGCAGGAGGGGATGCTAGGCTGGAGGCGGATTAGCAATTCTGAACACTGGCTGCataattaaaaaatcattgcGGCAGGCGGGCGGGCAGAGCTGAGTGTGAGCTCACGCTCAGAGCGGGCGGGGACACTGCCACGGTGCACCCCCTCCCACCGCTTCCCCAAGGAAAAATCCCACCTGCTAATATAATTATGGAAAAACACAAGCACAGAAATTCAGTTTCAGCAAACAACGTGCCTGAGTGCCCAGGGCCTGTCTGGCCCTCAGCACTGCGAGCAGGCTGGTCACTAGTGCCCAGGGCTGGTAGCAGTGAGACGGGCCCTGCTGGGTCCACACTGCAGACTCTGACCTCCATCCCCTCAGCCGTGCCCAAGAGAGGGAATTAGGAGCATATAAAGCCCAGCTTCCCAAATCACAAATCCAGGAGAAAAACGGCCAGTCCTGATagtttacaaatggggaaactgaggctaaggaATCTGCATAAGGTCACTGTCTGCAGCAAAGCTACGAGAAAGAGTTGCATTCTGCTGCAGCGATGCAACACCTCAGAGctcaccaccaccccctcccttcccctggggcCCCCCTCCCATCTTCCCTCTGTCATCAGTCATCCCCCCAGCTCCCTCTACTCTCACTGGGATGAGCAGCTCTCCCTGAGACTGAATGGGACCGCCCAAGCCATGTACCCAGCACGGCCCTGAGCCTACCCAAGCCCGAAGCCCACGGGGGTGCGTGGGAAGTCCCAGCCCCCTAGTGCAAGGACAGGGCGTCCTGGGCTCGTCTGGGTTAAGCCAGGCAAGCAGAGTTGGCTCCTGCCTGGAGAAACgcggccagctctggggcacaggcCCCAGAACGGCAGGAACAGCCGCCATCACCTCGGGCCTggcgcgggcgggcggcgcggggaggGGAGCCGGGCCTAATTAGTCGGCCTGGGACCCGGGCGGGCGCCGGGCGGCAGCCGCAGCCGCCGGAGCCGCGCAGGCACGTCCGCGGCC is a window encoding:
- the CXXC5 gene encoding CXXC-type zinc finger protein 5 encodes the protein MSSLGSGPQDTGGSSSSNANGSSGSGPKAGAADKSAAVAATTPASVADDAPPPERRNKSGIISEPLNKSLRRSRPLSHYSSFGGSGGSGGGTMMGGESAEKAAAAAAAASLLANGHDLAAAMAVDKSNPTSKHKSGAVASLLSKAERATELAAEGQLTLQQFAQSTEMLKRVVQEHLPLMSEAAAGLPDMEAVAGAEALNGQSDFPYLGAFPINPGLFIMTPAGVFLAESALHMAGLAEYPMQGELASAISSGKKKRKRCGMCAPCRRRINCEQCSSCRNRKTGHQICKFRKCEELKKKPSAALEKVMLPTGAAFRWFQ